One region of Dokdonia sp. 4H-3-7-5 genomic DNA includes:
- the leuC gene encoding 3-isopropylmalate dehydratase large subunit codes for MGKTLFDKVWDAHVVDTVDNGPQILYIDKHLIHEVTSPQAFNELEERGIAVARPDQIVATADHNTPTQDQHLPIRDEMSRKQLQQLTENCEKHNITLYGLGHKYNGIVHVMAPELGITQPGMTMVCGDSHTSTHGAFGTIAFGIGTSQVGQVFASQSLLLNKPKSLRVSVNGTLAPHVSPKDVILYIISKIGTNAGTGYFCEYAGNVFEEMSMEGRMTVCNMSIEMGARGGMIAPDQTTFDYVEGRKFAPQGDAFAKAVSYWKTLPTDQDATFDKEYHFDAEDIAPMLTYGTNPGMGIKINGAIPEKGDMTFEKALEYMDFKGGAQLLYTPINYVFLGSCTNSRIEDFRIAAAYVRGKHKAANVNAWLVPGSQQVAKQLEEEGLKEVFEEAGFALRQPGCSACLAMNDDKIPAGEYCVSTSNRNFEGRQGQGARTILASPLVAAATAIAGKIVDVTKEAVA; via the coding sequence ATGGGAAAAACACTATTTGATAAAGTCTGGGATGCACACGTAGTAGATACTGTGGATAACGGTCCACAGATTTTATATATCGATAAGCATTTAATACACGAGGTTACCAGTCCGCAGGCATTTAATGAGCTTGAGGAACGCGGCATTGCTGTAGCGCGTCCAGATCAAATAGTTGCCACGGCAGATCATAATACCCCAACTCAAGATCAGCATTTACCTATTAGAGATGAGATGTCTCGCAAGCAATTACAACAACTCACAGAAAACTGTGAGAAACACAACATCACCCTCTATGGTCTAGGTCACAAGTACAATGGTATTGTACACGTGATGGCACCAGAACTGGGCATCACACAACCAGGTATGACAATGGTTTGTGGTGATAGTCACACCTCAACGCACGGAGCTTTCGGCACTATTGCCTTTGGTATCGGGACGAGCCAAGTGGGACAAGTATTTGCGAGTCAGAGCTTGTTACTTAACAAGCCTAAAAGCTTACGTGTTTCTGTAAATGGAACCCTTGCACCACACGTTTCTCCTAAGGATGTGATTTTATATATCATCTCAAAAATTGGTACAAACGCTGGTACAGGTTACTTCTGTGAGTATGCAGGTAATGTTTTTGAGGAGATGAGTATGGAAGGCCGTATGACGGTTTGTAATATGAGTATCGAGATGGGTGCTCGTGGTGGTATGATTGCCCCAGATCAAACCACTTTTGATTATGTAGAAGGACGCAAATTTGCTCCGCAGGGTGACGCTTTCGCGAAAGCGGTATCCTACTGGAAAACACTCCCTACAGATCAAGATGCCACTTTTGACAAAGAATACCACTTTGATGCCGAAGATATAGCACCTATGCTCACCTACGGCACAAACCCAGGAATGGGAATAAAAATAAACGGCGCTATCCCTGAGAAAGGCGATATGACCTTTGAGAAAGCGCTGGAGTATATGGACTTTAAGGGTGGAGCACAATTACTATACACGCCTATTAATTATGTGTTTTTAGGAAGTTGTACAAACTCAAGAATAGAAGATTTTAGAATAGCCGCAGCTTACGTGCGCGGAAAACATAAAGCTGCAAATGTGAACGCCTGGCTAGTACCTGGCTCACAACAAGTAGCAAAGCAACTCGAAGAAGAGGGGCTTAAAGAGGTGTTTGAAGAGGCTGGGTTTGCCTTACGGCAGCCTGGCTGTTCAGCCTGTCTAGCGATGAATGATGATAAGATTCCCGCTGGAGAGTACTGTGTTTCTACCTCAAATAGAAATTTTGAAGGCCGCCAAGGTCAAGGCGCAAGAACGATTCTTGCATCTCCCCTTGTAGCTGCCGCTACTGCCATTGCAGGGAAAATAGTAGACGTCACAAAAGAAGCTGTAGCCTAA
- a CDS encoding 2-isopropylmalate synthase encodes MQNDKVQIFDTTLRDGEQVPGCKLDKKEKLTIAERLDVLGVDVIEAGFPISSPGDFTSVAEISKLVKNATVCGLTRAVEKDIEVAAQALKYALKPRIHTGIGTSESHMKYKFNATPEQIIERAVKATAYAKNFVDDVEFYAEDAGRTDNAFLARVLEQVIAAGATVLNIPDTTGYCLPEEYGAKIKYLRENVKGIENVILSCHCHNDLGLATANSIAGVINGARQIECTINGIGERAGNTSLEEVVMILKQHPTLNLHTDINTQLLFDTSRMVSDKMGMVVQPNKAIVGANAFAHSSGIHQDGMIKNRETYEIMNPKDVGVNETSIVLTARSGRAALAYRSKKVGYELTKIQLDAAYEQFLNVADRQKEVKDNDIHMIMDRIQLKAGAVA; translated from the coding sequence ATGCAAAACGACAAAGTTCAGATTTTTGATACGACTCTTAGAGATGGAGAGCAGGTTCCTGGTTGTAAACTAGACAAAAAAGAAAAGCTCACCATAGCAGAGCGTCTCGATGTGTTAGGCGTAGATGTTATAGAAGCTGGATTCCCTATTTCATCACCTGGAGATTTTACCTCTGTGGCAGAGATATCAAAACTCGTAAAAAACGCAACCGTATGTGGTCTCACCCGCGCTGTAGAGAAAGATATAGAAGTAGCGGCACAAGCACTTAAATATGCCCTAAAACCTAGAATACACACTGGTATAGGGACTAGCGAGTCGCACATGAAATATAAGTTTAACGCCACACCAGAACAAATTATTGAACGTGCTGTAAAAGCAACCGCTTACGCGAAAAATTTTGTTGATGATGTAGAGTTTTATGCAGAAGATGCGGGTCGTACAGATAACGCTTTTCTTGCTCGTGTTCTAGAACAAGTCATCGCAGCTGGAGCGACAGTTCTTAATATTCCAGATACTACAGGTTATTGTTTACCTGAAGAGTATGGAGCAAAAATTAAATACTTACGTGAAAACGTGAAAGGTATAGAAAACGTAATCCTCTCTTGTCACTGTCATAATGATCTTGGTCTAGCCACTGCAAATAGTATTGCTGGCGTTATAAATGGTGCAAGACAGATCGAATGTACCATAAACGGTATAGGAGAGCGTGCTGGTAACACCTCTCTAGAGGAAGTGGTGATGATACTTAAACAACATCCTACCCTTAATCTTCACACAGATATAAATACCCAACTACTTTTTGACACGAGCCGTATGGTGAGTGATAAGATGGGAATGGTCGTACAACCTAACAAAGCTATTGTAGGTGCAAATGCTTTTGCTCACAGCTCAGGAATTCACCAAGATGGTATGATTAAAAATAGAGAGACCTACGAGATCATGAATCCTAAAGATGTGGGAGTAAATGAGACTTCTATCGTGCTTACTGCAAGAAGTGGTAGAGCAGCACTTGCATACAGATCTAAAAAAGTAGGATACGAATTGACTAAGATTCAACTAGATGCAGCTTATGAACAGTTTCTTAATGTAGCAGATAGACAAAAAGAAGTAAAGGATAATGACATCCATATGATAATGGATCGCATACAGCTTAAAGCAGGAGCAGTAGCTTAA
- a CDS encoding DMT family transporter, translated as MKNSTKHILEINLAMLFVSTSGVLGRYIDLPPAVTIGIRSFGAMLLLGLFIKWKGFSFTLARKDMLAIALSGVFMGLHWITYFYSLQLSNVAIGMLSLFTYPVMTSLLEPLFLKTQFSKMHLLLGVLVLIGIYFLAPSFDTENDYFLAILIGLLSALCFAIRNLLVKTKIGSYNGSVVMWYQTLVIAIMLIPAYFIFDTEGFVAELPYIGLLALITTALGHTMFLFSIKRFSVTAASLMGSVQPIYGIILGIIFLNEIPGWRTVLGGSLILFSVVAESLRASRNK; from the coding sequence ATGAAAAATAGCACCAAACATATATTAGAGATCAATCTTGCCATGCTTTTTGTGAGCACATCTGGTGTTTTGGGGAGATATATAGATTTACCTCCTGCAGTAACCATAGGTATTAGATCTTTTGGGGCAATGCTGTTGCTTGGCCTCTTTATAAAGTGGAAAGGTTTTTCTTTTACGCTTGCGCGAAAAGATATGCTTGCGATTGCTCTTTCTGGAGTTTTTATGGGACTACACTGGATTACCTATTTTTATTCCTTACAGCTATCCAATGTTGCTATCGGGATGCTCTCGCTATTCACTTATCCTGTGATGACTAGTTTGCTAGAACCACTATTTTTAAAAACGCAGTTTTCAAAAATGCACTTATTACTAGGGGTGCTTGTCTTGATAGGTATTTACTTTCTTGCGCCTTCTTTTGATACAGAAAACGACTATTTCCTTGCGATATTAATAGGCTTGCTGTCTGCATTATGTTTTGCAATACGCAATCTGCTTGTTAAGACAAAAATAGGCTCCTATAACGGGTCTGTAGTGATGTGGTACCAAACGCTGGTGATTGCGATTATGCTTATACCAGCATATTTTATCTTTGACACCGAAGGTTTTGTTGCAGAGCTGCCTTATATAGGATTGCTTGCTCTTATAACCACCGCTTTAGGACACACGATGTTCTTGTTTAGTATCAAAAGATTTTCTGTTACAGCAGCTAGTTTAATGGGAAGCGTGCAGCCTATTTATGGGATCATTCTAGGTATTATTTTTCTTAATGAAATCCCTGGATGGCGTACTGTGTTGGGAGGTTCTTTAATACTATTTAGTGTTGTGGCAGAGAGTTTAAGAGCGTCGCGAAATAAGTAG
- a CDS encoding RluA family pseudouridine synthase produces MNNTLSTADNLNVIYEDNHIIVINKRSGDIVQGDKTGDAPLSEVVKKYIAIKYDKPGAVYLGVVHRLDRPTSGIVVFARTSKALPRLNKAFAERETQKTYWALVKNPPPAESGTLIHYLKRNPKQNKSYAHKHEVPDSKKAILDYRVIKKLKTFFLLEIDLHTGRHHQIRAQLTAIGSPIKGDLKYGFDRSNPDGSISLLSRKLTLTHPVKKEEMTFTAEVPEGDAVWKACN; encoded by the coding sequence ATGAATAATACCCTCTCTACTGCAGACAACCTCAACGTTATTTATGAGGATAATCACATTATTGTGATTAATAAACGTAGTGGGGATATCGTACAGGGAGATAAGACAGGTGATGCTCCATTAAGTGAGGTGGTAAAAAAATATATTGCTATAAAGTATGATAAACCCGGCGCCGTTTATCTAGGTGTTGTACATAGATTAGACAGACCTACTTCTGGAATTGTTGTATTTGCAAGAACAAGCAAAGCACTACCACGCCTCAACAAAGCCTTTGCCGAAAGAGAAACACAAAAGACCTACTGGGCGTTAGTAAAAAATCCGCCGCCGGCAGAGAGTGGAACTCTTATTCATTACCTCAAGAGAAATCCAAAGCAGAATAAAAGCTACGCTCATAAGCACGAGGTTCCGGATAGTAAAAAGGCAATTTTGGATTATAGAGTTATAAAAAAGCTCAAGACCTTTTTCCTACTCGAGATTGACTTGCACACTGGGAGACATCATCAGATTAGAGCCCAACTTACGGCTATAGGATCCCCTATAAAAGGCGATCTTAAATATGGTTTTGATCGTAGCAATCCTGACGGTAGTATAAGTTTGCTTTCGCGAAAGCTTACCCTCACCCACCCTGTAAAAAAGGAAGAAATGACTTTTACAGCCGAAGTTCCCGAAGGAGATGCTGTGTGGAAGGCTTGTAACTAG
- the panB gene encoding 3-methyl-2-oxobutanoate hydroxymethyltransferase, with product MSTAKKEYKRVTVKSLTEMKARGEKISMLTAYDYTMAKIVDGAGIDVILVGDSASNVMAGHETTLPITLDQMIYHASSVVRAINRALVVVDLPFGSYQSDPKEALRSAIRIMKESGGHSIKLEGGKEVKESIKRILNAGIPVMGHLGLTPQSIYKFGTYTVRAKEEEEAQKLKEDALMLQKAGCFALVLEKVPAKLAQEVAASLTIPVIGIGAGAGVDGQVLVTHDMVGMTHEFNPRFLRRYLDLHTEMTKAFEQYSTDVKNQSFPNEDEQY from the coding sequence ATGTCTACAGCCAAAAAAGAATACAAAAGAGTAACCGTAAAGTCTCTTACTGAGATGAAAGCTCGTGGAGAAAAAATATCAATGCTTACTGCCTACGATTATACCATGGCAAAAATAGTGGATGGTGCAGGTATAGATGTTATTCTGGTAGGGGATAGTGCTTCAAATGTAATGGCTGGACACGAGACCACACTACCTATTACGCTAGATCAAATGATATATCATGCCTCTTCTGTTGTGCGTGCTATTAACAGAGCTTTGGTCGTGGTAGATTTACCATTTGGTAGTTACCAGAGTGATCCTAAAGAAGCGTTACGATCTGCAATACGTATCATGAAGGAATCTGGAGGACACTCTATAAAATTAGAAGGTGGTAAAGAGGTAAAAGAAAGTATTAAGCGTATTCTTAACGCAGGAATCCCTGTAATGGGTCACCTAGGACTTACACCACAAAGTATCTATAAATTTGGTACTTATACGGTGAGAGCAAAGGAAGAAGAAGAAGCTCAAAAACTAAAGGAAGACGCACTAATGCTTCAAAAAGCAGGATGTTTTGCACTTGTTTTAGAAAAAGTTCCTGCAAAACTAGCTCAAGAAGTTGCCGCTAGCCTTACAATTCCAGTAATTGGTATAGGCGCTGGTGCTGGTGTAGATGGTCAAGTACTAGTAACGCACGATATGGTTGGAATGACACATGAATTCAATCCGCGTTTTTTGAGACGTTACCTAGATCTTCATACAGAAATGACAAAAGCATTTGAGCAATATAGCACAGATGTAAAAAATCAAAGCTTCCCTAACGAAGATGAGCAATATTAA
- a CDS encoding nuclear transport factor 2 family protein has product MRLKYLFVPMIAVFILFAFVKADNHYYKSSNQDPQGEQEVKEVVQTFFEGFHKQDSLLIKKVVHEDVMMQSIGKGKLGEIELSKQDFNQFLLSICSIPETTVFEERIADYEIKMDGKMANVWTPYSFYINGSLSHCGTNSFQLFKRNGVWKIFYIVDTRDREDCVEKRG; this is encoded by the coding sequence ATGCGTCTTAAATATCTTTTTGTTCCAATGATTGCTGTCTTTATACTGTTTGCTTTTGTAAAAGCAGATAATCATTATTACAAGTCTTCAAATCAAGATCCTCAGGGAGAACAAGAGGTGAAAGAGGTAGTGCAAACATTTTTTGAAGGTTTCCATAAGCAGGATTCACTACTTATTAAAAAGGTAGTTCATGAAGATGTTATGATGCAGTCTATAGGCAAAGGGAAACTTGGGGAGATTGAATTGAGTAAGCAAGACTTTAATCAGTTTCTATTATCTATTTGCTCTATACCCGAAACTACTGTTTTTGAAGAGCGCATAGCAGATTATGAGATAAAAATGGATGGTAAAATGGCAAATGTATGGACGCCATATTCATTTTATATTAATGGTAGTCTTAGTCATTGTGGTACAAATAGTTTTCAACTTTTTAAACGCAACGGAGTCTGGAAAATCTTTTATATAGTAGATACGAGAGATCGAGAGGATTGTGTAGAGAAGCGGGGATAG
- a CDS encoding L-serine ammonia-lyase — translation MNKQIESISVFDMLKIGVGPSSSHTLGPWRAAKRFIKKLKDTSKFEMVSTIKVDLYGSLSLTGKGHATDVAVIMGLTGADPQTCNIDEIPTTVDHIKLFRRLDLDGELTFDFNPIEDIIFNRKFLPFHPNGIKFTATLANDKKVVETFYSIGGGFVIQKERKRAQRKKIEFECFPRPVEKATDLLKFCKQEGKPISQIVLENELYLNTEQEINERFKQIWDVMLDSMYIGCHTEGTLPGGLNVRRRAYDSHLKLQKNTNYTDKYEWIKAIRSQEVRFREILKWVSCFALAVNEVNASLGRVVTAPTNGSAGVIPSVLMYYIVIENHDANFEDIKRFLLVAGEVGSLFKKGATISAAMGGCQAEIGVSSAMAAAGLTELMGGSPEQVLMAAEIAMEHHLGLTCDPIGGLVQIPCIERNAMGAIKAINACEMALDGDAANAKVPLDKVIDTMWQTAQDMNTKYKETSEGGLAINVAMADC, via the coding sequence ATGAATAAGCAAATAGAATCCATCTCCGTATTTGATATGCTTAAAATAGGCGTGGGACCTTCAAGTTCTCACACGCTCGGACCTTGGCGTGCAGCAAAACGCTTTATTAAAAAATTAAAAGACACTAGTAAATTTGAGATGGTTTCTACTATAAAAGTAGATCTTTATGGCTCGCTATCTCTCACTGGTAAAGGCCATGCTACAGATGTTGCCGTGATTATGGGACTCACAGGTGCAGACCCACAAACCTGTAATATAGATGAAATCCCTACTACCGTAGACCACATAAAACTATTTAGACGTCTTGATCTTGATGGAGAGCTCACTTTCGACTTTAATCCTATAGAGGATATCATTTTTAATAGAAAATTTTTACCATTTCATCCTAATGGAATAAAATTTACAGCAACACTGGCCAATGATAAAAAGGTAGTAGAAACCTTTTATTCTATAGGTGGAGGCTTTGTAATTCAAAAAGAACGTAAACGTGCACAACGTAAAAAAATTGAGTTTGAATGTTTTCCGAGACCAGTAGAAAAGGCAACAGACTTACTCAAGTTTTGTAAACAAGAGGGGAAACCTATTTCTCAGATTGTTTTAGAAAACGAACTGTACCTTAACACAGAACAGGAAATTAACGAGCGTTTTAAACAAATTTGGGATGTGATGTTAGACTCCATGTACATAGGTTGCCACACAGAAGGAACACTCCCCGGCGGACTTAATGTAAGAAGACGAGCTTATGATTCTCATTTAAAACTTCAAAAAAACACCAATTATACAGATAAGTATGAGTGGATAAAAGCGATACGAAGCCAAGAAGTACGCTTTCGCGAAATATTGAAGTGGGTATCTTGTTTTGCTCTTGCAGTTAATGAAGTAAATGCCTCTTTAGGCCGAGTGGTTACCGCTCCTACTAATGGAAGTGCAGGAGTGATCCCTTCGGTACTGATGTACTACATCGTTATAGAAAATCACGATGCAAATTTTGAAGATATTAAAAGGTTCCTTCTCGTAGCAGGTGAGGTAGGAAGCTTATTTAAAAAAGGAGCAACCATCTCTGCAGCAATGGGCGGTTGTCAAGCAGAAATAGGAGTATCTAGTGCAATGGCAGCAGCTGGTCTTACAGAACTGATGGGTGGAAGCCCAGAGCAAGTTCTCATGGCTGCAGAAATTGCTATGGAACATCACTTAGGCCTCACTTGTGATCCTATTGGAGGTCTCGTACAGATTCCTTGTATAGAACGTAACGCCATGGGAGCAATCAAAGCTATTAATGCCTGTGAAATGGCTCTAGATGGAGATGCTGCAAATGCTAAGGTTCCTCTAGATAAAGTGATTGACACTATGTGGCAAACTGCTCAAGATATGAACACGAAGTATAAAGAAACCTCAGAAGGTGGTCTGGCTATAAACGTAGCCATGGCAGATTGTTAA
- a CDS encoding GNAT family N-acetyltransferase gives MIVTPIKNSELDVLQDLAIRTYSAAFAHKNKPEVIASYYEYAFAKAHLNKQLATKDSLWFFARDNDTIIGYLKLNINQAQTEFQEPNGLEIERIYIDTTYLRKGYGKRLIDFSISKARQLKKNYIWLGVWEENPDAITFYKKQGFIITGTHDYDMIAEIQTDYIMTLDI, from the coding sequence ATGATTGTCACGCCTATAAAAAATAGTGAACTCGACGTCCTACAAGATCTTGCAATACGGACCTATTCAGCAGCATTTGCTCATAAAAATAAACCTGAAGTCATCGCAAGTTATTATGAGTACGCTTTCGCGAAAGCGCACCTAAACAAACAATTAGCTACTAAGGATTCACTATGGTTCTTTGCTCGTGACAATGATACTATTATAGGGTACCTAAAGTTGAATATTAATCAGGCTCAAACAGAATTCCAAGAGCCTAATGGACTAGAAATAGAACGTATTTATATAGACACTACATACTTGCGCAAGGGTTATGGGAAACGGCTTATAGATTTTTCGATTTCCAAAGCGAGACAGCTTAAAAAAAACTACATTTGGCTTGGCGTTTGGGAGGAAAATCCAGACGCAATAACATTCTACAAAAAACAAGGTTTTATCATCACAGGCACTCATGATTATGATATGATTGCAGAGATTCAAACCGACTATATAATGACGCTTGATATATGA
- a CDS encoding CPBP family intramembrane glutamic endopeptidase: MRELLKNNPLKLFVLAVLFAPIIEEMMFRTLIKPSHSDIILLLCSWPLFYSNKFIPADVHWVIKLGFIAIFLFTVFTILKQFIPEQRTLKIRNFLSRHAMVVLIVSSLLFGMVHINNYVDTFVLNAALITLIIPRIISGFMMGLLKIKNENIAWPMALHAMNNGFVIIILILSKTMENS, from the coding sequence TTGCGTGAGTTATTAAAGAATAATCCGCTTAAGTTATTTGTGCTAGCGGTTCTATTTGCTCCAATTATTGAGGAAATGATGTTTCGCACACTTATAAAGCCAAGTCACTCAGACATCATACTCCTGCTCTGCTCCTGGCCGCTCTTTTATTCAAATAAATTTATACCTGCAGATGTACATTGGGTAATAAAACTTGGATTCATAGCTATCTTCTTATTTACTGTATTCACCATTCTCAAACAATTTATACCAGAGCAGCGTACTCTTAAAATACGTAACTTCTTATCACGTCACGCTATGGTTGTTCTTATTGTGAGTTCGCTACTTTTCGGTATGGTGCACATTAATAATTATGTAGACACCTTTGTACTTAATGCAGCACTTATTACACTCATAATCCCGAGAATTATTTCAGGATTTATGATGGGATTACTTAAAATCAAGAATGAAAATATCGCTTGGCCTATGGCGCTTCATGCGATGAATAACGGTTTTGTAATTATCATTTTAATACTCTCTAAAACAATGGAAAATTCTTAA
- a CDS encoding S10 family peptidase, with protein MYFKHILAGIIVVSAFAKAYSQKISVPVDTTIVSSHSITIKGKTIPYTATAGFQPVWDDEGMPVASLLYTYYKRSDIKNDETRPLVISFNGGPGSASVWMHIAYTGPRILKIDDEGYPVQPYGIKSNPNSILDVADIVFVNPVNTGYSRMLPNEKGEMPDSKQFFGVNADIKYLADWVNTFVTRNNRWRSPKFLIGESYGTTRVSGLAAELQDNKWMFINGVVLVSPTEIGFDFDGPVEVANRLPYFTAAAWYHNMLPLALQQKDLTEVLAESEDYAVNELLPLLVKSGYLEADKKEAAIKKMAYYSGLSETTIRQNNLEVPFNYFWKDLLRNRDGLTIGRLDSRYKGLDVKEAGDRPDYNSELTSWLHSFTPAINYYYSQELGFKTDLSYNMFGPVRPWDRSNNNAGASLRKAMGVNPNLNVMIQSGYYDGATTYFNAKYVMWQLNASGKLSDRLSFKGYRSGHMMYLRNEDLINANDDLRDFIKKSSVGIEKGAKH; from the coding sequence ATGTATTTCAAACACATTCTCGCGGGTATCATTGTTGTTTCCGCTTTCGCGAAAGCGTATTCTCAAAAAATATCGGTTCCTGTAGATACTACCATCGTATCAAGTCATTCTATCACTATTAAAGGAAAAACGATTCCGTATACGGCTACAGCTGGTTTTCAACCAGTCTGGGATGATGAAGGAATGCCTGTTGCGAGTTTATTATACACCTATTACAAACGTTCTGATATTAAAAATGATGAGACTAGACCATTAGTCATCTCTTTTAACGGAGGTCCAGGCTCTGCATCTGTATGGATGCACATTGCTTATACAGGACCACGCATCCTTAAAATAGACGACGAAGGTTATCCTGTACAACCATACGGCATAAAAAGTAATCCTAATTCGATTCTAGACGTAGCAGATATCGTATTTGTAAATCCTGTAAATACTGGCTACAGCCGAATGCTGCCTAATGAAAAAGGAGAAATGCCGGACTCTAAACAGTTTTTTGGGGTAAATGCAGATATTAAATATTTAGCCGACTGGGTAAATACTTTTGTTACAAGAAATAATCGCTGGCGTTCTCCTAAATTTTTAATAGGCGAAAGTTACGGTACCACTCGAGTATCTGGACTTGCCGCCGAACTTCAAGACAATAAATGGATGTTCATTAATGGGGTGGTACTCGTATCACCTACAGAAATAGGTTTTGATTTTGATGGTCCTGTAGAAGTTGCAAACCGTCTTCCTTACTTTACAGCTGCTGCTTGGTATCACAATATGCTACCTCTAGCCCTACAACAAAAAGACCTTACAGAAGTACTTGCCGAAAGTGAAGACTATGCGGTAAACGAACTCTTACCACTACTAGTAAAATCTGGCTATCTAGAAGCAGATAAAAAAGAGGCTGCTATTAAAAAAATGGCGTATTACTCTGGACTCTCAGAAACTACCATAAGACAAAACAACCTTGAAGTTCCTTTTAATTATTTCTGGAAGGATTTATTGAGAAACCGCGACGGACTTACCATAGGACGTCTTGATTCTCGTTATAAAGGACTAGACGTAAAAGAAGCTGGCGATAGACCAGATTACAATAGTGAGCTTACCTCATGGTTACATTCATTTACGCCAGCCATTAACTATTACTACAGCCAGGAATTAGGGTTTAAAACAGATCTTAGTTATAATATGTTTGGACCAGTGCGTCCTTGGGATCGCTCTAACAACAATGCTGGCGCTAGTTTACGCAAGGCTATGGGAGTAAACCCTAACCTCAACGTGATGATACAAAGTGGTTATTATGATGGTGCAACTACTTATTTTAATGCAAAATATGTGATGTGGCAACTTAATGCAAGTGGCAAATTATCTGATAGATTAAGCTTTAAAGGTTATAGATCTGGACATATGATGTACCTGCGCAATGAAGATCTTATCAATGCAAATGACGATTTACGAGACTTTATTAAAAAGTCTTCTGTAGGTATTGAGAAAGGAGCAAAACATTAA
- a CDS encoding DUF3307 domain-containing protein: MDIATLIALQTIGHLLADYTFQSKKTAKSKAKKGFKSKHLKWHILTVFIASFITSLDYRFLPWAIAIAGIHWIIDGLKPQLLNNKWLHKGAFFIDQLLHIITYVAASVLYVNILGWQPLILDASYFPIICLIAMFLLCTKPANIVIKEIFNLFSVSFTEKSQDLPNAGRLIGITERWLVLVLIIVGQFSAVGFLITAKSILRFKDGDYLKTEYVLIGTMLSFAIAIGCALLYTQFIAQ, encoded by the coding sequence ATGGATATAGCAACTCTCATCGCCCTACAGACCATAGGTCACCTGCTAGCAGATTATACCTTTCAATCTAAGAAAACTGCAAAGTCAAAGGCAAAAAAAGGCTTTAAAAGCAAACATCTCAAGTGGCATATTCTCACCGTTTTTATTGCTTCTTTTATCACCTCTCTTGATTATAGGTTTCTACCCTGGGCAATAGCAATAGCTGGTATACACTGGATTATTGACGGATTAAAACCTCAATTACTTAACAACAAATGGCTGCATAAAGGTGCATTCTTTATTGACCAGTTACTACACATCATCACGTATGTTGCAGCAAGTGTTCTTTATGTAAATATCTTGGGGTGGCAACCACTTATACTAGATGCCTCCTACTTTCCAATAATATGCCTTATCGCTATGTTTTTACTTTGTACAAAGCCGGCAAACATTGTGATAAAAGAGATTTTCAATCTATTCTCGGTTTCATTTACAGAAAAATCACAAGACTTACCTAATGCAGGCCGACTCATAGGTATCACAGAAAGATGGCTAGTACTTGTGCTTATAATCGTAGGGCAGTTCAGCGCTGTAGGTTTTTTGATTACAGCAAAATCTATCTTAAGGTTTAAAGATGGTGACTATCTCAAAACAGAATATGTTTTGATAGGTACCATGTTGAGTTTTGCCATTGCCATTGGGTGTGCATTACTATACACACAATTCATAGCTCAATAA